The Solanum lycopersicum chromosome 8, SLM_r2.1 DNA segment acATGTTGTTtattctatcatttttttttctttttcttgatttattgtGATTTCCACCTTTTTAAAGACTTTGTGTATTCTATTAGAATACTTCAATACGAATCAAGAATCAACAATTTCAAATACTTAAAGAAATAATGAGATATTCAATTTCATAGTGTAAGTTTGACAATGACAATTAGGTTAAGTAGGTGCAATTAGTCCAGGGCTTAGGTGATCTTCTTGGAGAAAACTGTTGCTCACAATGGAAAGTGTTTGTAGAGGAATAATGATTTCTACAGCCAATAAatctatttaataatttaagttATAATAAATCTACATTTAATAATTGAAGTTAGGCATAGACCATGAGATGTGCACTCTTCTACAGCCAATAaatctatttatcttttttattctttatttgagttttgcttttcatatttttaatttattgttgcAATTAAAAAAAGACAATGTAAAAGCATGAAGGCAATGAAGAGGTGTAAAGGAAAAGAAGATTAGGAAAATAAACATTCacatttcttcattttgttaaTCAATATTCTTAATTCACAATGTGATATAGACTTCATTCTTTAACTACATTGCTGAGAGGTATTCTTTCATGTTCAAGTCTAATGTTTTAGTTGTTGACCTCTTATATAGGATTCTCATAATGTAATCAATTTGTTAATCTTTCCAACAGATCAAGTCAGCTCAGACATCTCCGACTTGTCAATTCTAATTATGTTGTCGTCTTAAGTATGTcatgtggaaagttaaagtgttgccaacAAAGGAAagaagtcattcttttttaaacagactaaaaaggaaataaagtgATTCTTTTATAAAGAGAGAGTATTTAACAACTTATTTGACACAATTGTTTTAGAAATTTTCAGACGAGTACTGCTCTGTTTTTGCGTTATATGTGCAAATGCTGCCCCTGTTTTCGTCTCTGTTTAGGACCAACTGGAATGTGTGCTCAAtttgaaaatagaaattaattgaaaatataaacatACAAGGAAATCATTCAGTCCTGAGGTTGTGAGGACAACTCACCAAGAAAGTGAAAAGATACGAGGCAAAAATCTTGATCCGAGTAGAACGTTCTCCCATGATCCCTTCGAGGGTAACAAGATGATcatcaaaaatatcattacAAAGCTCACCAAGGATGCTTCATATAAACTAAGATAATGTTTTTAACATCTTCCAACACAAGCTAGAAACCAGAGTCCTTAGcataaaaggggaaaaaaatacttaaagaGGAGAAGATCTATTGCTTCCCAAAGAAAACAAGCTTTCATGGTAAACTCCAAAATCATCTCGTGTCGGAATATTTTTCACTCTTCTAAAGTTGTTTCTTTTCAAGTTGTAGAAGACGACCACATCcccaaatatcaaaattatttcttcattcCATGTCCCGAAGGTAGACATATGTTTTCCACACCTAAAGTTAGACCAAATCGATGCTATACTCCTTCACCCAAATACAATTGATTTTATCCTTTAGTATCCGCAAGTCTAGAATAAAATTCTCGTACAAATGATCTTGGTTTGCGAGGCAAAACATCCCTTTCAGATCCAACATTTTCAGGCTAGAAATAGTCTTAAGAGATGATGGATGAGATATAGTAAGGAATTTGTCATTTTCAAAGTCAATCGAAAAAATTCTACCAGGTTTGGCATCAAGACATAGTCCAGCCAACCAATACGCACATTCATTGACAAACAACACTCTCAAGTTCGCATGATATGAATAAGGAAACTCAATAATTTCTTTCCATCTACCATTACCAATATCATTTATCGTAAGTACCTCACATCTTAGTTGTGGAAAGTGAGGATTCCTATAGAAAAAATGAACCACTTTGTATTCCTTATTTGAATGTAGATATCCAAACCCCAAATCTCCACTTTGACAATGTAAAGGGACACGAGTAGGTGTACATTTTGGCAATTCACGCAGTTGTTGCATGGCAGGATTACACAAAAAAACACGACAATCTCCTGTTAAAATGCAAACCAACCCATAGCAGATCAGAATCTGGCAGCACCAATAGAGCTTAGGGAATGTGTCATTATATAATTCATTTCTTTCTCCATCCTCTACTTCAGTGTGTACTGAAACAAATCGTACTATACTCCTTTCCTTTAATAAACTGCTATCCACAATAAGAAGTTGGGGAGCATTTTCCGTTGATTGTTTGAGGTGGTGAGAATAGAAGGAAGGATTAATAATAAGGTCATTCCATGGCTTGGATACACACCTTAACATGGATAATGTCTTCACAGGACATCTAACAAAAATAGAGATGATCTCATCATCAGTCAACCTATCAAACTCATTATTTGCAATGTTCTCATTGCATTTTATTGATGTTGTCATCTTCTATTTTTAGGCTGCATTTTcgcaaaaagaagaagaagaagttataGCCACTAGAGAAAATATTTGCATCACAACTTATGTTTCATACAAAATGagatttgtaatatttttgtataaacaaATTACTCTTTTCAATAATATTCAAGGCGTACAAGATCATTTCTTTCTGTGAGTGTAGATGTGGACAACTAAGGTTGAGTACATATGAATTTAACAATAACAAGTCTAATTTCACAAGTGAGATTTAGAGAGGAAGAatatcactacaacaaaaaagtAAATTGATAACATCCAAAATTGATAACATCCAAAATTGTTGTAGTGATATTCTTCCCTCTCTAAATCTCACTTGTGAAATTAGACTTGTTATTATCAAATTCATATGTACTCAACCTTAGTTGTCCACATATACACTCACATAAAGAAATGATCTTGTACGCCTTGAATATTATTGAAAAGAGTAATttgtttatacaaaaatattacaaatctCATTTTGTATGAAACATAAGTTGTGATGCAAATATTTTCTCTAGTGGCTATAACTTCTTCTTTTTGCGAAAATGCAGCCTAAAAATAGAAGATGACAACATCAATAAGTTGCAATGGGAACATTGCAAATAATGAGTTTGATAGGTTGACTGATGATGAGATCATCTCTATTTTTGTTAGATGTCCTGTGAAGACATTATCCATGTTAAGGTGTGTATCCAAGCCATGGAATGACCTTATTATTAATCCTTCCTTCTATTCTCACCACCTCAAACAATCAATGAAAATGCTCCCCAACTTCTTATTGTAAAAAGAAGTTTATTAAAGGAAAGGAGTATAGTACGATTTGTTTCAGTACACACCGAAGTAGAGTATGGAGAAAGAAATGAATTATACAATGACACATTCCCTGAACTCTATTGGTGTTGTCAGATTCTAATCTGCTATGGGTTGGTTTGTATTTCAACAGGAGATTGTCGTGTTTTATTGTGTAATCCTGCCATGCAACAACTGCGTGAATTGCCAAAATGTACACCTACTCGTGTCCCTTTACATTGTCAAAGTAAAGATTTGGGGTTTGGATATCTACATTCAAAGAAGGAATACAAAGTGGTTCATTTTTTCTATAGGAATCCTCACTTTCCACAACTAAGATGTGAGGTACTTACGATAAATGATGTTGGTAATGGTCAATGGAAAGAAATTTTTGAGTTTCCTTATTCATATCATACGAACTTGACAATGTTGTTTGTCAATGAATGTGCGTATTGGTTGGCTGGACTATATGTTGATGCCAAACCTGGTAGAATTTTTTCGATTGACTTTGAAAATGACAAGTTCCTTACTATATCTCATCCATCATCATTTAAGACTTTTTCTAGCCTGAAAATGTTGGATCTGAAAGGGATGTTTTGCCTCGCAGACCAAGATCATTTTTACGAGAATTTTATTCTAGACCTGTGGATACTAAAGGATAAAATCAATTGTATTTGGGTGAAGGAGTATAGCATCGATTTGGTGAACTTTAGGTGTGGGAAACGTATGTCTACCTTTGGTTCATGgaatgaagaaataattttgatatttgggGATGAGGTCGTCTTCTACAACTTCAAAAGAAACAACTTTAGAAGAGTGAAAAATATTCCAACACTAGATGATTTTGGAGTTTACCATGAAAGCTTGTTTTCTTTGGGAAGCAGTAGATCTTCTCCTCTTTAAGTATTTTTATCCCCTTTTTATGCTAAGGACTCTGGTTTCTAGCTTATGTTGGAAGATATTAAAAAcattatcttattttatatgaaGCATCCTTTGTGAGCTttgtaatgatattttttatgatcAAAAATATCATCTTGTTATCCTCGAAGGGATTCATGGGAGAACGTTCTACTCGGATTAATGATTTCCCTGTTTCTTTGGCTCCTATCTTTTCACTTTCTTGGTGAGTTGTCCTCACAACCTCAGGATTGGATGATTTCCTTGTATGTTTCTACTTTCAACTAATTAGTGCATCTTATACTATATATAAGGATTTATATAAGCATTCTGTCTTTGTTGCAACTTATCAGTGCTTACTTAGTTCCTCTTCTCTTCTGCATTAAAGAAACACCAAATCTAACTAATATATAATGATATAAACATCTGTGTTCTTGACGTTCACTTTCTGGTacaattgatttttgtttttatttcttcattcaatttcttttaatatttccaCTAGGCTAGGATTTCAATCTTAGTTTTCACAAACAGACATGGAATAACTTAACAAAATGTTATTTCTTTAAGCACAGAAATGTGTTCTTGAAGCAAACACTTCAGCTGACAAAAACAAACCATAGTAGTATATACCTTCAACTGACAATAGTAAATTATACTGACAGCAGTTATTACTTCTTTTTCTCTCCCACTAAGCAAGATTTATCAGAAGCAAATTACACATACAAATAAAGGGACCTACCAAAAGATACTTCAAATGCTTCGGGGTTGAGATGATTCTGAGTAAGCTTTATCGAGATCAGAAGCAAATTTAGCAAGCATCCAAAACTCGGAAATAGTTTCATCAGGAAGTTCCTCCCCGTTTCAAGAAACCGGAGAAGGGTCAGTTAGCGCTTAGAGATCAGTGCGAGGATCAACTCCATACCCTTCCTTCAGAGAGTTCACATTGGCCAAAGACGATCCTGGGGGTCCATCCATGTGGCCTGCTTGAAAAACATCAGTGACAGGGACATCGTAAATGTATTCTCCTGCGGATCGAAAGGCAGCAGGGGAAGGAGGGGAAGCTAGGGGAGATGTTTCAGCAACAAATTTCCCATACAAATAGAGGCACCTATCAAAAAGATACTTCAAAGGCTTTAGGATCAAGGATTTATTAGCCGAAAAGAAACCCTAACCAATCCATGTGGCCTGCTTAACGAACATCAGCGACAAAGACATCGTAAATTGGTCCGCTGGGCATGAGCAGACTGCTTTCACACTCAAATTCCTATTGAGTGTTGTGTGTGCTTTCAAGCAACAAGATTGCTTGCTAAACGAACCCCACTCTGCCGATAAATACGCATTCTTCAACCCTGGCTCCTCTCACTGCTTGAGAGGACCTTACACTTCGCTATCGTGCCTCCTCCTTGTACCAGTTGATGCTGGGGCAGTGCTTAATATGACAGTTTCATGGTCTAAGTGATGCCACTGATAATTTGGGTTCTTGCCCTCAGCGAAGTTTCATTTTGAAcatgaaaacaataaaagatcCCAGCTTCATCGACGTACTTGCTGCTACATGGagtcaaaaataataatcatactCATGAATGTCCCCGACGATGAAAGAATTGTAGTTGGAGAACCTAGATCGGCAGTAATCCTCAAAAGACCGATAATGCCTAATTTTACAATCAAATTCATAATCGCAAGTAGAGTCACGAGGCTTCTTTAGATCTACAATCTGTTGGCTACACCTTCTTCCTAAATCCCCTTCAAGATCGATACAACAGCAGCAGCGCAAGTCAAGTGATTCAAGGTGTGGACAGCCATCAAGAATGGCCTGAAGTCCTTCATTTGTCAAGTTATTTTCAATAAGGGCAAGATGCCGCAATCCACGCATACATCTGGCAATGGCTACAGCTTTATCATTGTCTTGTGATGGTGGTGTTCTAACTTTATCAAATGGACTGGCATGCAATACAAAAGACTTGAGCAAAGGGCAAGAGCGGCCAACAATTTCTATATCATCTTTAGTAATAGAGGTGAAGTAAATATGCAACTCCTCCAAAAATGGGAAGTTCTTCGCAGCTGAAGCCAAACCCCCAGATAACCGATTATAACACTTAACAAGTCGGAGATGCCTGAGCTGGCTTGATCTGTTAAAAAGAAAAgcaaattgattaatttaagaGAACTCCTATCTCAGAGGTGGCAACAAAAAGAAATGAGCAATTACAAGAAAGACTATAAGGAAAAGGACAGCAATAACACCTCAACGGAGTAGAACATGGGCCCAAATTTGAGAATTTCacgtttaatttaaattttattctagaaaAAAATTCCACAAGAAAAAATCACGAAAAAGCatcttcaattaaaaaattgcTTAAAAAGTAAGATAGTtactaataattcttttctttgaCTTGATTAACTTCCTTCAACGTTCTCCAGTTTAATTTTCCATCTTAATTGTCAAATATTTTGGTAATTCTTTGCAaggaaaagtttaaaattttgaatctaaGAAAATCAACTCAACAACTTAACATACAAAATACCAACTGTGATCAACTCAAAATTGTCTTGTAAAGCCAACAAAAGATACTGCTAGAATTATACTCACCGGAAAAAGTGTTAATGAAGCAAGGTATAATGGCAGAAACAAAATGAACATTGACGTAAGCGAATTTTGAAtggatggggggggggggggggagagatATATTTAgctaataaaaggaaaaaaaggaacaaaaggAGAAAAGGAGAGTTGAGGGCTTTAAGCACTCAATGCAGAAATAAAAGAAcacaagtaagaagaagaaaacacagAGACTCACAACACTCATGAAAAAAATGTTCCCATGGGAAATTGAACTCGTATACGATAGAAACTAAAATATCTTAAACCCTTAACCATTCCACCCACATATCATTTATGTATTGCTGGTGCCACTTCACGTATGTAAACTTATACCAGATATTATCAACTTACAAATTCAGAATTTTAGCCAACGCGTGGCATCCCCACCCTATAAGGTAGATCCTCCTCTAGTTATTGGTATTTAAAAGCAAAAGTTATGACTTCATCTGAACTCCTAAC contains these protein-coding regions:
- the LOC101245566 gene encoding putative F-box/LRR-repeat protein → MSNAEEKVEASSTAPPPPSPPWVELPAEITIDILQRLGTIEILESAQRVCSTWWKVCHDPAMWRVIDLKRVVCRSKLAYVLEKICRLAVRRSQGQTFKISIDNFGNERLLSYIASRSSQLRHLRLVKCYNRLSGGLASAAKNFPFLEELHIYFTSITKDDIEIVGRSCPLLKSFVLHASPFDKVRTPPSQDNDKAVAIARCMRGLRHLALIENNLTNEGLQAILDGCPHLESLDLRCCCCIDLEGDLGRRCSQQIVDLKKPRDSTCDYEFDCKIRHYRSFEDYCRSRFSNYNSFIVGDIHEYDYYF